A stretch of Calditrichia bacterium DNA encodes these proteins:
- a CDS encoding L,D-transpeptidase, with translation MLENISPVDPENPLPIPIESRSANPIRIGKMMLYGTGCGICLLIILIAFAYPLREMLFYLSPTQPLTGPVSDENSIRKEIVAIQKRIAVFEKRIQRLTPNRPYLIVNTMDNYFYLKKGSETIREGLCSTGSYILLKSHDQREWIFKTPRGMFQVQNKLTSPIWRMPDWAFIEDGKPVPPPNAAERFARGVLGDYALSIGHGYLIHGTLYKRFLGLPVTHGCVRLNDEDLYSVYRNLQPGSKVFIY, from the coding sequence ATGTTAGAAAATATCAGTCCGGTTGATCCGGAAAACCCATTACCGATACCCATCGAATCCCGTTCAGCTAATCCCATTCGAATTGGAAAAATGATGCTTTACGGCACCGGATGCGGCATTTGTTTGCTAATAATACTCATCGCATTTGCTTACCCATTACGGGAAATGTTGTTTTATTTAAGCCCCACCCAGCCCCTTACAGGTCCCGTTTCGGATGAAAACAGCATTCGCAAAGAAATTGTTGCCATACAAAAACGCATTGCTGTATTCGAAAAAAGAATACAACGATTAACGCCGAATAGGCCGTATCTGATTGTCAATACAATGGACAATTACTTTTATCTGAAAAAAGGCAGTGAAACCATTCGTGAAGGGCTTTGCTCGACCGGTAGTTACATTCTGCTAAAAAGCCACGACCAACGGGAATGGATTTTCAAAACACCTCGCGGCATGTTTCAGGTACAAAACAAATTAACGTCGCCCATTTGGCGAATGCCGGACTGGGCGTTTATTGAAGACGGTAAGCCTGTTCCACCGCCAAATGCCGCGGAACGGTTTGCCCGGGGTGTGCTGGGTGATTATGCGCTGTCAATCGGGCATGGCTACCTGATTCACGGGACGTTATATAAACGCTTTTTAGGCTTGCCGGTAACTCACGGATGCGTTCGGCTTAATGATGAGGACTTATACAGTGTATACCGTAATTTACAACCGGGTTCAAAAGTGTTTATCTACTAA
- a CDS encoding KH domain-containing protein: protein MTEMIERIVKMLVDNPEEVAIKEVVGNNVRIYELKVAKSDFGKVIGKHGQTIGAIRILLTAASAAKDRHRCILEIIE, encoded by the coding sequence ATGACTGAAATGATTGAACGTATCGTCAAAATGCTGGTGGACAATCCGGAAGAAGTAGCCATAAAAGAAGTTGTTGGCAACAATGTCAGGATTTATGAATTGAAAGTAGCCAAATCCGATTTTGGGAAAGTAATCGGCAAACACGGTCAAACAATCGGCGCCATCCGGATATTGCTAACTGCAGCATCCGCGGCAAAAGACCGCCACCGCTGTATACTTGAAATTATTGAATAA
- a CDS encoding response regulator: MNLKKKLVIAFLVFTVINILISVNNHIFREEVIGNLNRISNKLMPRVMLLNDIESHCMRMMESVISGILIIEKSQDDAVLSEWLDEQRSSDISLFYMDFAPEALNEDIDESDEDEASAREMLIEEIAEYQETAGELDTLLALYRSNAENETQVLHITGINLHIDSLRSTISRKINPQIFLLSGDEVLAIKEEIEEIEEDILESINNAINYENRLLTQGEIRANQSTETAFLMNWLTILIGAVLSVLLGYFFATSISKPINKLTEAFSDVGNGNLNAKVSIDSQDEFGMLASSFNAMVNDLREARDNAEIAIKAKTDFLATMSHEIRTPMNGVIGMTSLLSETPLDCEQKECVETIRVSGETLLSIINDILDFSKIDSGKLRLEEHDFNLKGMVDEVIDLLAPSIKNKNLDLLNIIESDVPAILRGDATRLRQVLFNLVGNAIKFTAEGEILISISRVEIDNNIATLEFSIKDTGIGITDSQITKIFDAFAQADSSINRRFGGSGLGLAICSKLVQLMGGNIGVKSTPGIGSVFTFSVQMTVVSQHQPEDIHIPDVIKGKQVLIVDDNQTNCRILAMQCNKWQLVPHIASDNTAAMAIVESGQHFDIILMDYQMPDVDGVTLTEQIWQYSKRSIPTILLSSLDISSEISRFLDNANTEFVQKPIKMDRLYTALKLMLSRKKSIIRKKSIQPVTLDTHLFEKYPLKILVAEDNQINQKLILRILSKMGYNADLVSNGLEVLEAIQRQQYDLVLMDVQMPEMDGIEATRQIRNDTAFDSLRIVALTANALEGDREKCLNAGMNDYLSKPFKFDEFQHKIVMQSESDGSQVT; encoded by the coding sequence ATGAATCTTAAAAAAAAGCTGGTTATCGCATTTCTGGTATTTACAGTTATTAACATTTTAATCAGTGTTAACAATCATATTTTCCGGGAAGAGGTGATTGGTAATTTAAACCGGATTTCCAACAAACTAATGCCGCGTGTTATGTTGCTTAATGATATTGAAAGCCATTGCATGCGAATGATGGAATCGGTTATCAGTGGTATTCTGATAATTGAGAAAAGCCAGGATGATGCCGTTTTAAGTGAATGGCTTGATGAACAACGCTCTTCAGACATAAGTTTGTTTTATATGGATTTTGCACCGGAAGCTTTGAATGAAGACATTGATGAGAGTGATGAAGATGAAGCTTCTGCCCGGGAAATGCTGATAGAAGAAATTGCGGAATATCAGGAAACCGCAGGAGAGTTGGATACTTTACTGGCATTATACCGGTCAAATGCTGAAAACGAAACCCAGGTTTTGCACATAACCGGTATAAACCTGCATATTGACTCATTGAGAAGTACCATCTCCCGGAAAATTAACCCACAAATATTTCTTCTCTCAGGGGACGAGGTTTTAGCGATCAAAGAAGAAATCGAGGAAATTGAGGAAGATATCCTTGAATCTATCAACAATGCCATAAACTACGAAAACCGGCTGCTCACCCAGGGCGAAATTCGAGCGAATCAGTCAACCGAAACAGCATTTTTGATGAACTGGCTTACCATTTTGATCGGGGCGGTTTTGTCTGTGCTTTTGGGGTATTTCTTTGCAACAAGTATATCCAAACCGATCAACAAACTGACCGAGGCCTTTTCCGATGTCGGGAACGGGAATTTGAATGCCAAAGTAAGTATTGATTCACAAGATGAATTTGGCATGTTGGCGTCTTCGTTTAACGCAATGGTAAATGATTTACGGGAAGCCCGTGACAATGCAGAAATTGCAATAAAGGCAAAAACCGATTTTCTGGCAACGATGAGTCATGAAATCCGAACCCCGATGAATGGGGTCATCGGCATGACCAGCCTGCTTTCTGAAACGCCCTTGGACTGTGAGCAAAAGGAATGTGTAGAAACCATACGTGTTAGTGGGGAAACCCTGCTGTCCATAATAAATGATATTCTGGATTTCTCCAAGATAGACTCAGGCAAACTGAGACTTGAGGAACACGATTTTAATCTTAAAGGTATGGTTGATGAAGTGATAGACCTGTTGGCTCCGTCGATAAAGAACAAAAACCTTGATTTGTTAAATATCATCGAATCCGATGTGCCTGCAATCTTGCGTGGCGATGCCACCCGTCTCCGGCAGGTTTTGTTTAATCTTGTCGGTAACGCCATCAAGTTTACCGCAGAAGGTGAAATCCTGATATCCATCTCACGAGTTGAAATAGACAACAATATTGCAACACTTGAGTTTTCTATCAAGGATACGGGAATTGGCATAACCGACAGTCAGATTACCAAAATTTTTGATGCCTTTGCGCAAGCAGATTCATCGATTAACAGGCGTTTTGGTGGCAGCGGTTTGGGGTTGGCAATTTGCTCCAAATTGGTTCAGCTAATGGGCGGAAATATCGGTGTTAAGAGTACACCGGGTATCGGTTCTGTCTTTACTTTTAGCGTTCAGATGACGGTGGTATCTCAGCATCAACCGGAAGACATTCACATTCCGGACGTAATTAAAGGCAAACAGGTTTTGATTGTGGATGATAACCAGACCAATTGCCGTATACTTGCCATGCAATGCAACAAGTGGCAACTTGTACCCCATATCGCAAGCGATAATACAGCAGCAATGGCAATTGTTGAATCCGGACAGCATTTTGATATTATCCTGATGGATTACCAGATGCCAGACGTTGATGGTGTCACATTAACAGAACAGATATGGCAATATAGTAAACGATCCATTCCTACTATATTATTGAGTTCACTGGATATATCTTCGGAAATTTCCCGTTTTCTGGACAATGCCAACACCGAATTTGTTCAAAAACCTATTAAGATGGACAGGTTGTATACTGCGTTGAAGCTTATGTTGAGCAGGAAGAAATCGATCATCCGCAAAAAAAGTATACAACCCGTAACGCTTGATACCCATTTATTTGAGAAGTATCCATTAAAAATTCTGGTTGCGGAAGACAATCAAATTAATCAAAAACTGATTCTGAGAATCCTGTCAAAAATGGGATACAATGCAGATCTGGTGAGCAACGGACTGGAAGTATTGGAAGCTATACAGCGGCAACAATACGATCTGGTGTTAATGGATGTTCAGATGCCGGAAATGGATGGCATTGAAGCGACGCGTCAAATCCGAAATGATACCGCTTTTGATTCCCTGAGAATTGTTGCTTTGACAGCCAACGCTCTTGAGGGCGACCGGGAAAAATGTTTGAACGCCGGAATGAATGATTATTTGAGCAAACCGTTCAAGTTTGATGAGTTCCAGCATAAAATTGTTATGCAATCTGAGTCGGATGGCTCTCAGGTTACCTGA